The following coding sequences are from one Terriglobia bacterium window:
- the pstS gene encoding phosphate ABC transporter substrate-binding protein PstS: MRINLLAGLMLALMLGTASADTNLNGAGATFPNPIYSKWFSEYHKQHPNVAINYQSIGSGGGIKQIQTGTVDFGASDGPMDDKQLSETPFRLLHIPTVLGADVPMYNIPGVNAELKFTGDVLADIFLGKITKWNDPRLAKANPGVKFPDMDVVVVHRTDGSGTTYIWVDYLCKVSAEWKSKVGKGTSVNWPVGLGGKGNEGVAGTVKQTPGSIGYVELIYAVSNNMPFGSVQNAAGEFVKASLDSVTAAAASVKDMPEDFRVSITNAPGKAAYPISSFTWLLVPVEWKDAAKEKAFVDFLNWMVDKGQGMTSSLQYAPLPKNVAAKVKARIKEIRVKQEEKKAANKQDTKQSAKK; the protein is encoded by the coding sequence ATGAGGATCAACTTGCTCGCAGGGCTGATGCTTGCGCTCATGCTGGGGACTGCGTCCGCGGACACGAACCTGAACGGCGCCGGAGCCACCTTTCCCAACCCGATTTACTCGAAATGGTTCAGCGAATATCACAAGCAGCATCCGAACGTCGCCATCAACTACCAATCCATCGGCAGCGGCGGCGGGATCAAGCAGATCCAGACTGGCACGGTGGACTTCGGAGCCAGCGACGGCCCCATGGACGACAAGCAGCTTTCGGAAACGCCTTTCAGGCTTTTGCACATCCCCACGGTGCTGGGCGCGGACGTGCCTATGTACAACATTCCCGGCGTGAACGCCGAACTGAAGTTCACCGGTGACGTGCTGGCCGACATTTTCCTAGGCAAAATCACCAAGTGGAACGACCCGCGGCTGGCCAAGGCCAACCCGGGCGTTAAGTTCCCTGATATGGACGTCGTGGTGGTGCATCGCACCGACGGTAGTGGCACAACCTACATCTGGGTTGACTACCTGTGCAAAGTGAGCGCCGAATGGAAAAGCAAAGTCGGCAAAGGGACCTCCGTCAACTGGCCGGTGGGGCTGGGCGGCAAAGGCAATGAAGGTGTGGCCGGCACGGTCAAGCAGACCCCCGGCAGCATTGGCTATGTGGAACTGATCTATGCGGTTTCCAACAATATGCCCTTCGGCAGCGTGCAGAACGCCGCGGGAGAGTTTGTAAAGGCCAGTCTGGATTCGGTCACCGCTGCGGCGGCTTCAGTAAAAGACATGCCGGAGGACTTCCGCGTTTCCATCACCAACGCTCCCGGCAAAGCCGCCTATCCCATCAGCAGCTTTACCTGGTTGCTGGTTCCGGTGGAATGGAAAGACGCCGCCAAGGAAAAGGCCTTTGTGGATTTTCTGAACTGGATGGTGGACAAGGGACAGGGGATGACTTCGTCCCTGCAATACGCGCCTCTGCCGAAGAATGTGGCGGCCAAGGTCAAGGCCCGGATCAAGGAAATCAGAGTCAAGCAGGAAGAAAAGAAGGCAGCCAACAAGCAAGACACCAAGCAGTCCGCGAAGAAGTAG
- the pstB gene encoding phosphate ABC transporter ATP-binding protein PstB — protein sequence MDAGIHVKDLSAWFGKTQALRSINLDLPDKHTTAIIGPSGCGKSTFVRCLNRMHETLPDTRVEGKVTVGDMDIYGKGVAAVTVRRRIGMVFQKPNPFPTMSIYDNVASGLKLNGFSNRRELDVIVEESLKKAALWDEVKDDLKKKSGASLSGGQQQRLCIARALAVEPDVLLMDEPASALDPISTAKIEDLIFELKKQYTVVIVTHNMQQAARVAEFTAFFLMGTMVEYDKTEKMFTKPSDKRTEDYITGRFG from the coding sequence ATGGACGCCGGGATCCACGTAAAAGACCTCAGCGCCTGGTTCGGCAAGACGCAGGCGCTGCGCAGCATCAATCTTGATTTGCCGGACAAGCACACCACGGCCATCATTGGGCCTTCGGGGTGCGGCAAGTCAACCTTTGTGCGCTGCCTGAACCGCATGCATGAGACGCTGCCGGACACGCGCGTGGAAGGCAAAGTCACGGTGGGCGATATGGACATCTACGGCAAGGGCGTGGCCGCAGTCACCGTGCGGCGGCGCATTGGCATGGTGTTCCAGAAGCCCAACCCTTTTCCCACCATGTCTATTTATGACAATGTAGCTTCAGGGCTGAAGCTGAATGGCTTCTCCAACCGCCGGGAACTTGACGTGATTGTCGAAGAATCGCTCAAGAAAGCCGCGCTGTGGGATGAAGTCAAAGACGATTTGAAGAAGAAGTCGGGCGCCAGCCTTTCCGGCGGGCAGCAGCAGCGCTTGTGCATCGCACGGGCGCTGGCGGTGGAACCGGACGTCCTGCTCATGGACGAGCCGGCTTCCGCGCTTGATCCCATTTCCACCGCAAAAATCGAAGACCTGATTTTTGAACTGAAGAAACAATACACGGTTGTGATTGTGACGCATAACATGCAACAAGCCGCGCGCGTGGCTGAATTTACAGCCTTCTTTCTGATGGGCACCATGGTCGAATACGATAAGACCGAGAAGATGTTTACCAAGCCTTCTGACAAGCGGACGGAAGACTACATTACCGGGAGGTTTGGATGA
- the ppk1 gene encoding polyphosphate kinase 1: protein MNRSVDDPSLYINRETSWLAFNGRVLEEADDEHNPLLERVKFLAISASNLDEFFEVRVAGLLQRIEEGFIDSGPDALTAQQERDLIAQQTREFLRKQYECWNDKLLPALAKENIRVLEFKELDDEQVAYVDAYCLREVDPLLTPVTVDPSHPFPRVLNKALCIALLLKRKRRATGTYMGVITVPRVLPRLVRLPSKSGIDYIFLADMLTYYAARMYRGYDIVSAASFRVTRNSNLYLEEEEARNLLESVRTELHRRRKGDAVRLEIDAGVNTEIARRLQQTFELDDWQVFYTEGPVNLSRLFNFYDLTERPDLKFKTFVARELRLPQSSSNIFAELRKRDILLHHPYDSFDAVVDFIESAASDPDVISLKQTIYRTSRDSPIVNALINAAAAEKEVTAVLELKARFDEASNIQWARMMEDEGVPVYHGLVGLKTHCKLCLLVRHDADGVTRRYAHIGTGNYNPTTSRFYTDVSLLTSSPQITSAVHQVFNYLTAYSEAPSYGPLAISPIDLAATSLGHIQREAQHARAGRPARIIAKMNALLDKNVIQALYRASQAGVKIDLNVRGMCCLRPGVPGISDNIVVRSIVGRFLEHSRIFYFENGGNEQIYISSADWMPRNLYERVEVLCPLLDPVLKQRVKEEILAAYLADNTKSRFLDRNGNYHHLPRRRGEKSFVAQEFLMALAEGTATAADIPPPVEPTSRAGSAKRRMQAVEN, encoded by the coding sequence ATGAACCGCTCTGTTGACGATCCGTCACTCTACATCAATCGCGAAACCTCATGGCTGGCCTTCAACGGGCGCGTGCTGGAAGAAGCTGACGACGAACACAATCCCCTGCTGGAACGGGTAAAGTTCCTGGCCATTTCCGCCAGTAATCTGGACGAGTTCTTTGAAGTCCGCGTGGCCGGGTTGTTGCAGCGCATTGAAGAAGGCTTTATAGATTCCGGCCCGGACGCTCTCACCGCGCAACAGGAGCGCGACCTGATCGCCCAGCAGACCCGCGAGTTTCTGCGCAAGCAGTACGAGTGCTGGAATGACAAGCTGCTGCCCGCGCTGGCCAAAGAGAACATCCGGGTGCTGGAGTTCAAAGAGCTGGACGACGAACAGGTGGCCTACGTTGACGCTTATTGCCTGAGGGAAGTTGACCCCCTGCTCACGCCGGTGACCGTGGACCCCTCGCACCCTTTCCCCCGGGTTTTGAACAAGGCGCTGTGCATCGCGCTGCTGCTCAAGCGCAAGCGGCGCGCGACCGGCACCTACATGGGCGTGATCACAGTGCCCCGCGTCCTGCCGCGGCTGGTTCGTCTGCCTTCCAAGTCAGGCATTGACTACATTTTCCTGGCTGACATGCTCACCTACTACGCCGCGCGCATGTACCGCGGGTATGACATTGTCTCCGCGGCGTCGTTCCGTGTCACGCGCAACAGCAATCTGTATCTGGAAGAGGAAGAAGCACGCAACCTGCTGGAATCCGTGCGCACGGAGTTGCATCGCCGGCGCAAGGGCGATGCCGTGCGCCTGGAGATTGACGCCGGGGTGAACACCGAGATCGCCCGCCGACTGCAGCAAACTTTTGAGCTGGACGACTGGCAGGTCTTCTACACCGAAGGTCCGGTGAACCTCTCGCGGCTATTCAACTTTTACGATCTCACCGAGCGTCCCGACCTCAAGTTCAAAACTTTTGTGGCGCGCGAGCTGCGCCTGCCGCAGAGCAGCAGCAACATCTTTGCCGAGCTGCGCAAGCGCGACATCCTTCTCCACCATCCTTACGACTCGTTTGACGCTGTGGTGGACTTCATTGAGAGCGCGGCCAGCGATCCCGACGTTATCTCGCTCAAGCAGACGATCTATCGCACCAGTCGCGATTCACCCATCGTGAACGCATTGATCAACGCGGCGGCAGCGGAAAAAGAAGTCACCGCCGTCCTGGAGCTCAAGGCCCGGTTCGATGAGGCGTCCAACATTCAGTGGGCGCGCATGATGGAAGATGAAGGCGTGCCGGTTTATCACGGACTGGTGGGCCTGAAGACCCATTGCAAGCTTTGCCTGCTGGTGCGGCATGACGCTGACGGCGTCACGCGCAGGTACGCCCATATCGGCACCGGCAACTACAACCCGACTACGTCACGTTTCTATACTGACGTGAGTTTGCTTACGTCCTCACCGCAGATCACGTCGGCGGTGCACCAGGTATTTAACTACCTCACGGCGTACTCGGAAGCGCCCAGCTACGGACCGCTGGCCATTTCGCCCATCGATTTGGCGGCAACATCACTGGGCCATATACAGCGGGAGGCTCAGCATGCCAGGGCGGGACGTCCGGCACGGATCATCGCCAAAATGAACGCGTTGCTGGACAAAAATGTGATCCAGGCGTTGTACCGGGCATCGCAAGCCGGAGTAAAGATTGACCTCAACGTACGCGGCATGTGCTGCCTGCGTCCCGGCGTGCCCGGCATCAGCGACAACATTGTGGTGCGCAGCATTGTGGGCCGGTTCCTGGAGCACAGCCGCATCTTCTATTTTGAGAATGGCGGCAACGAACAGATCTATATCTCCAGCGCGGACTGGATGCCGCGCAATCTCTACGAGCGTGTGGAAGTGCTGTGCCCGCTTCTCGACCCGGTGCTAAAGCAGCGCGTGAAGGAAGAGATTCTGGCCGCGTACCTGGCGGACAACACCAAGTCACGCTTTCTGGACCGCAATGGAAACTATCACCATTTGCCGCGGCGGCGCGGAGAGAAAAGCTTTGTCGCCCAGGAGTTTCTGATGGCCCTGGCGGAAGGAACGGCCACGGCCGCGGATATTCCGCCCCCGGTAGAGCCCACGTCCCGCGCGGGTTCTGCCAAGAGAAGGATGCAGGCGGTGGAAAACTAA
- the pstA gene encoding phosphate ABC transporter permease PstA, with protein sequence MPNPVTQNIQWRRRATNWLALGVITFFALIVTVPLFLILGTVVKNGITELNWAFLTQIPVPVGETGGGMANAIVGTLMLLVVASAIGIPLGIGSGVFLAEYGRNMYGNAVRFTADVLNGVPSIVIGATAWALVVATQKHFSLFAGSVALGIMMIPVIARTTEEVLLLVPQSIREAAFGLGIPQWRTTLSVVIPTASSGIITSIMLAFARIAGETAPLMFTALGNEFWSFKLNQPVAAMPLQIFKYATMPYDQAHRQAWTGALVLITIIMGTVIIFRAVASRGVLKGTN encoded by the coding sequence ATGCCTAACCCGGTCACACAGAACATTCAGTGGCGACGTCGGGCGACCAACTGGCTGGCACTCGGGGTGATCACCTTTTTTGCTTTGATCGTCACCGTGCCTCTGTTCCTGATTCTGGGGACCGTGGTCAAAAACGGCATCACCGAGTTGAACTGGGCATTTCTGACGCAGATACCTGTGCCGGTGGGCGAGACCGGCGGCGGCATGGCTAATGCCATCGTGGGCACACTGATGCTGCTGGTGGTGGCCAGCGCTATTGGCATACCGCTGGGAATTGGTTCCGGAGTCTTTCTCGCCGAATACGGGCGCAACATGTACGGCAACGCGGTGCGTTTCACCGCCGACGTGCTCAACGGAGTGCCGTCGATCGTGATCGGCGCCACCGCCTGGGCCCTGGTAGTGGCGACCCAGAAGCATTTCTCGCTGTTTGCCGGCTCGGTGGCGCTGGGCATCATGATGATTCCGGTCATCGCCCGCACCACGGAAGAAGTTCTGCTCCTGGTGCCGCAGTCCATCCGCGAAGCGGCCTTCGGGCTGGGTATTCCGCAGTGGCGGACCACGCTTTCAGTGGTTATCCCCACGGCGAGTTCCGGCATCATCACCAGCATCATGCTGGCTTTTGCCCGCATCGCCGGCGAGACGGCGCCGCTCATGTTCACCGCGCTGGGCAACGAGTTTTGGAGCTTCAAGCTCAATCAGCCGGTCGCCGCTATGCCGTTGCAGATTTTCAAGTACGCAACCATGCCGTATGACCAGGCGCACCGGCAAGCATGGACGGGCGCCTTGGTGCTGATCACCATCATTATGGGGACGGTAATTATCTTCCGCGCTGTTGCCAGCCGGGGCGTATTGAAAGGGACCAACTAA
- the pstC gene encoding phosphate ABC transporter permease subunit PstC, which produces MRTLPEPAASGDSGPQEPETALSGTAGDQPEPVVASRSRLSAKESVFADAAFRSAATLCALALVAIVGLILYELISQSHLSISKFGLSFLTKTIWDPVAEDFGALPVVYGTVVSSLVALALAVPLSLGTALFLTEICPRFIRPVLSLLVELLAAIPSVIYGLWGIFVLAPFLRSYVQPFLAKYFAWTGLFTGPKYGYGMLAAGVILAIMILPIVASITREVVSAVPRQQREAALALGATKWEMLRISVLRNARPGILGAVILGLGRAFGETMAVTMVIGNRAQIAKSLFAPSDTLASSIANQFSEAVGDMYLSAVVELALVLFVLTLIVNALASLLVWSITRGMPARVNA; this is translated from the coding sequence ATGCGAACACTTCCCGAACCCGCAGCTTCCGGCGATTCCGGCCCACAGGAGCCGGAGACAGCCCTGAGCGGGACTGCGGGCGACCAACCGGAACCTGTGGTGGCATCCAGGAGCCGGTTGAGCGCCAAGGAAAGCGTGTTCGCAGACGCGGCGTTTCGGTCGGCGGCCACGCTATGTGCCCTGGCCCTGGTAGCAATCGTTGGGCTGATTCTGTACGAGTTGATTTCCCAATCTCACCTGTCCATCAGCAAGTTCGGGCTCAGCTTCCTCACCAAGACCATTTGGGACCCGGTCGCTGAAGACTTTGGCGCGCTCCCCGTGGTCTACGGGACGGTGGTTTCCTCGCTGGTGGCGCTGGCTCTGGCAGTTCCGCTTTCTTTGGGAACCGCGCTGTTCCTCACCGAAATCTGCCCTCGATTCATCCGTCCAGTTCTGTCGCTTCTGGTGGAGTTGCTGGCCGCCATCCCCAGCGTGATTTATGGCCTGTGGGGCATCTTTGTGCTGGCGCCGTTTCTGCGTTCGTATGTTCAACCTTTTCTGGCCAAGTACTTCGCCTGGACGGGCCTGTTTACCGGCCCCAAGTATGGCTACGGCATGCTGGCGGCAGGTGTAATCCTGGCCATCATGATCCTGCCTATCGTTGCGTCCATCACGCGGGAAGTTGTGTCGGCGGTGCCTCGGCAGCAGCGTGAAGCCGCGCTGGCCCTGGGCGCCACCAAGTGGGAGATGCTGCGTATCAGCGTTCTGCGCAATGCGCGCCCAGGAATTCTGGGGGCCGTCATTCTTGGCTTGGGCCGGGCGTTTGGCGAGACCATGGCAGTGACCATGGTGATCGGCAATCGCGCACAGATCGCCAAATCACTGTTCGCGCCCAGTGACACGCTGGCCAGCTCCATCGCCAACCAATTCTCTGAAGCGGTGGGCGATATGTATCTCAGCGCCGTCGTAGAGCTGGCATTGGTCCTGTTTGTCTTGACTCTTATTGTGAACGCGTTGGCCAGCTTGCTGGTTTGGTCCATCACCCGGGGAATGCCTGCGAGGGTGAATGCCTAA
- a CDS encoding Ppx/GppA family phosphatase, with the protein MPVFAAVDIGSNSVRLSIAELRRGRLVPLHEDREVTRLGERVFRDGSLDPQAMAYTLKVLRRFHRMVQTYAVTRTRVVATSALRDSLNAAVFAEWVRATTGWNLEVISGLEEGRLIHLGVVGSLRVRPAKLLLIDLGGGSCELTLSARGHIREIATLPLGAVRLTQEFIQHDPPRKDELKRLHDFIAEEVARLPRQIVRSDAKIAIATSGTAAALSSAAHVLKLSRKMVTRLAAGKLAKRLAKLTHRQLASIKGINPKRAEIVIAGAAVYTQLMSACGLRSFRYSPLGLRDGILAQMAAEHDRHTRSRRQLESDREDVLINISRRYGVDLNNAHQVSKLALSIFDQFRSVHRLEKDFREWIAAAAVLYEVGLYVNPVGRHRHAYYIISRSELFGFTPLQRRIIATIARFQGNSRPQLRDRLIKVLPAGSRSDVIKATAILRVARALNHGRRSAVRAVLVLARDGQITINVKPARGGAALELWAAEKEVSYFREVFGRELSFKLA; encoded by the coding sequence ATGCCGGTCTTTGCCGCAGTAGACATCGGCTCCAACTCAGTCCGGTTGAGCATTGCTGAGTTGCGCCGCGGCCGCCTGGTTCCGCTGCACGAGGACCGCGAAGTCACCCGCCTGGGGGAGCGCGTCTTTCGCGACGGCAGTCTGGATCCGCAGGCCATGGCTTACACCCTGAAAGTCCTGCGCAGGTTTCATCGCATGGTGCAAACCTACGCCGTAACGCGGACGCGGGTCGTGGCCACCAGCGCCTTGCGTGACAGCCTGAACGCGGCGGTCTTCGCCGAATGGGTCCGGGCCACCACCGGTTGGAACCTGGAAGTAATTTCCGGCCTGGAAGAAGGCCGGCTGATTCACCTGGGCGTGGTGGGTAGTCTGCGAGTTCGTCCCGCCAAGCTGCTGCTGATTGATCTGGGTGGCGGCAGTTGTGAGCTGACTCTGTCCGCGCGCGGCCACATCAGAGAAATTGCCACACTACCTTTGGGCGCGGTGCGGCTCACCCAGGAGTTCATCCAGCACGATCCTCCGCGCAAAGATGAGCTGAAGCGGTTGCATGACTTCATCGCTGAAGAGGTGGCCCGCCTGCCCCGGCAGATCGTCCGCTCGGACGCAAAGATTGCCATCGCGACTTCGGGCACGGCGGCTGCGCTCTCCTCCGCCGCGCACGTGCTCAAACTGTCACGCAAAATGGTGACCCGCTTGGCGGCCGGCAAGCTGGCCAAGCGGCTGGCCAAGCTCACCCATCGCCAGCTCGCCTCCATCAAAGGCATCAACCCCAAGCGGGCGGAAATCGTGATCGCCGGCGCCGCGGTCTACACCCAGCTCATGAGCGCATGCGGACTGCGCAGTTTTCGCTATTCGCCGCTCGGCTTGCGCGACGGCATTCTGGCGCAGATGGCGGCGGAGCATGACCGCCACACGCGTTCCCGCCGGCAACTGGAATCGGACCGCGAAGACGTGCTCATCAACATCAGCCGCCGCTACGGCGTGGACCTGAACAACGCCCACCAGGTCAGCAAGCTGGCGCTCAGCATCTTTGACCAGTTCCGCTCCGTGCATCGCCTGGAAAAAGATTTTCGCGAATGGATTGCCGCCGCCGCCGTGCTATATGAAGTGGGGCTCTATGTGAATCCAGTGGGCCGGCACCGCCACGCGTACTACATTATTTCCCGCTCAGAATTGTTTGGCTTCACTCCGCTGCAGCGCCGGATCATCGCGACCATCGCGCGCTTCCAGGGGAACTCACGCCCGCAACTGCGCGACCGCCTGATCAAAGTGCTGCCGGCCGGCTCGCGGTCTGACGTGATCAAAGCCACTGCTATCCTGCGCGTGGCCCGCGCGCTCAACCACGGGCGCCGGTCCGCGGTGCGCGCGGTGCTCGTGCTGGCGCGCGATGGACAAATCACCATCAACGTGAAGCCCGCGCGCGGCGGGGCCGCTCTGGAATTGTGGGCGGCGGAAAAAGAAGTGTCTTACTTCCGCGAGGTCTTTGGGCGCGAGCTGAGCTTCAAGCTGGCTTGA
- the phoU gene encoding phosphate signaling complex protein PhoU, producing the protein MTRTRFHQGLDDLKQKLLAMGGMAEQAVERAVRAFQNRDISVCELVLRDEAQINAVEREVDELSIDLLAMQQPMAVDLRFIIACIKINSDLERVGDQAVNIAERVMDMMSHPRSSLNVDIPRMASLAINMVRDALNAFLTANADMAQSVLERDDLVDNMNREIFEAADYAMTHQVETHRDALDTLIVARNLERVADHATNIAEDVIFWVRGADVRHRAQEVK; encoded by the coding sequence ATGACGCGAACTCGCTTCCATCAAGGACTCGACGACCTGAAACAGAAGCTGCTGGCCATGGGAGGCATGGCTGAGCAGGCGGTGGAACGCGCGGTGCGCGCCTTCCAGAACCGTGATATTTCCGTGTGCGAATTGGTGCTGCGCGATGAAGCCCAGATCAACGCGGTGGAACGCGAAGTGGATGAGCTCTCCATTGACCTACTGGCTATGCAGCAGCCCATGGCCGTGGACCTGCGCTTCATCATCGCCTGCATCAAGATCAACTCTGACCTGGAGCGCGTGGGCGACCAGGCGGTGAACATCGCCGAACGAGTCATGGATATGATGTCCCATCCGCGGTCCAGCCTGAACGTGGACATCCCGCGCATGGCCAGCCTGGCCATCAACATGGTGCGCGATGCATTGAACGCTTTTCTCACCGCCAACGCCGACATGGCCCAGTCGGTGCTCGAGCGCGATGACCTGGTGGACAACATGAACCGCGAAATTTTTGAGGCCGCCGACTACGCCATGACCCACCAGGTGGAAACGCATCGCGACGCCCTGGACACGCTGATCGTGGCCCGCAACCTGGAGCGCGTGGCCGACCATGCTACCAACATCGCCGAGGACGTTATCTTCTGGGTACGGGGTGCAGACGTAAGACATCGTGCTCAGGAAGTCAAATAG
- the sixA gene encoding phosphohistidine phosphatase SixA, whose amino-acid sequence MVFYFLRHASAGKSVQNARKDEHRPLDEEGILQARYAGRLLANLDVQVDQIISSPLRRALQTASLVANELAFEAPVQTDEALLPDAELEQFQDLAARCRKFDAVMVVGHNPSLSEFLSKLIAAPSTARVDLKKGSIAKVEMTGRNGTLQWLVTPKIARTLQASLKLSSRPKTSRK is encoded by the coding sequence ATGGTCTTCTACTTTTTGCGCCACGCATCCGCCGGCAAGAGCGTCCAGAATGCAAGAAAGGACGAGCATCGTCCGCTGGACGAAGAAGGAATTTTGCAGGCCCGGTATGCCGGCCGCCTGCTGGCCAACCTTGACGTTCAGGTGGACCAGATCATCAGCAGCCCTCTGCGGCGCGCTTTGCAGACCGCTTCCCTGGTGGCCAACGAACTGGCGTTTGAAGCTCCGGTGCAGACCGACGAGGCCCTGCTGCCGGACGCTGAGCTGGAACAATTCCAGGACCTGGCTGCGCGCTGCCGGAAGTTCGACGCGGTGATGGTCGTGGGACACAATCCGAGCTTGTCGGAATTTCTGAGCAAATTGATCGCCGCGCCCAGCACGGCCCGCGTGGACTTGAAGAAGGGTTCCATCGCCAAGGTGGAGATGACCGGGCGCAACGGCACGCTGCAATGGCTGGTCACGCCCAAGATCGCGCGAACGCTTCAAGCCAGCTTGAAGCTCAGCTCGCGCCCAAAGACCTCGCGGAAGTAA
- a CDS encoding CHAD domain-containing protein: protein MFILDGSVLPSPMSPLEKTARKLRKDFRSCVARMDDGRDLSARNVHRLRATIRRVEALVGFTQPDLTGKRRQTLLDLDSLRKRAGKVRDLDVQMGLLGALASGSAGADRRALLQALSHRRQRQVSRLIAALGKVNKQKFFARVERLTENARSNTASVTAGPVKAFPVNHGPLESAVGGVRQLARRQTGDKTLKPRKLHQVRIALKKLRYVAELAADSPQQQRFLGELKPVQKAIGEWHDWESLARAAEKHFSDRINCPLLVEIHALFAASYSAATAAVSHYLNAYRLIEPAAVPPAKPPKSAPSASALARTA, encoded by the coding sequence ATGTTTATCCTAGACGGTTCGGTTCTTCCCTCTCCCATGAGTCCGCTGGAAAAAACTGCCCGCAAGCTTCGCAAGGACTTCCGCTCGTGTGTAGCGCGCATGGACGATGGCCGGGATCTCTCTGCCCGGAACGTGCACCGCTTGCGCGCGACTATCCGCCGCGTGGAAGCTCTGGTCGGATTCACCCAGCCGGACTTGACCGGGAAGCGTCGCCAGACCCTGCTTGACCTGGACAGCCTACGCAAACGCGCAGGCAAGGTGCGCGATCTGGACGTGCAAATGGGCCTGCTCGGCGCTCTGGCCAGCGGCTCCGCCGGAGCGGACCGTCGTGCGCTGTTGCAGGCGCTCAGCCACCGGCGGCAACGGCAGGTAAGCCGGCTGATCGCCGCGCTGGGCAAGGTCAACAAGCAGAAGTTCTTTGCCCGCGTTGAGCGCCTTACGGAAAACGCGCGGTCTAACACGGCAAGCGTCACGGCTGGTCCTGTCAAAGCATTTCCTGTGAACCATGGCCCTCTTGAAAGCGCTGTCGGCGGTGTCCGGCAGTTGGCTCGACGGCAAACCGGCGACAAGACACTCAAGCCGCGGAAGCTCCATCAAGTCCGGATAGCCTTGAAGAAGCTTCGCTACGTTGCCGAGTTGGCGGCCGATTCGCCGCAGCAACAGCGCTTTCTCGGCGAACTCAAACCGGTGCAGAAAGCCATCGGCGAGTGGCATGATTGGGAGTCGCTGGCTCGCGCCGCTGAAAAACATTTCAGTGATCGCATCAATTGTCCGCTGCTGGTGGAAATCCACGCTCTTTTTGCCGCCAGCTATTCCGCCGCCACCGCCGCCGTCAGTCATTATCTAAACGCATACCGTTTGATCGAGCCTGCCGCTGTTCCGCCGGCCAAGCCACCCAAATCGGCGCCGTCCGCCAGCGCGCTGGCCCGCACGGCGTAA